The stretch of DNA GTAGGGGCAGGAGCGGGTTTTGGAACAGGTTGGCCATCACCCCATCTATAAATTTTATCCGCACTATTTACACCCCAAATATGTTTGTTACTTCCAACAGAAATTTGCTTCAATTTGCCCGAAACTTGCCGCCATCTGTCGCTATCCCTTAGGTAAATGTTGTCCGCACTGTTCACACCCCAAAATATTGGAGAAAAAACTCAATGTATCTCCTTTCCAAATCAAAATATCGGGTTTTGGGTTGATAGAATGACATTCTATTGACAGTAGTAGCAACAGGGCAATCAGAATAGAGTAGCCCATTTTGAAGTCTTTCATTATTTCTATCTATTTTCAAAAAATAATAAAGTACAAACTTTTAAAGTCACCAAACGCATTGAATTATCTTCTGTTTTCAACACAAATATTACCCCAAAAACTCCCCAAACACCCCTCTCAAAACATCCGAAACCTCGCCAAGTGTAGCCTCATTATCAACAGCTTCCACTACCGCAGGCATCAAATTTCGACCATCCTTTGCCCGTGCTTCAATCTCCTTCAAACAAGCTGCCACCTTAGCCGAATCCCGTTCCGCCTTGAGCGTTTCTAATTTTTGCGTTTGAATTTGACGGATAGAGTCGTCAATGCGAAGCAGAGGGATTTTTTTGTCATCCTCAGTAGTGTACTTGTTCACCCCCACCAAAATCTTTTCTTGGCTTTCAATCGCCTTTTGGTATTCATAAGCCGAACGAGCAATTTCTTCCTGCATATAGCCCTCCTCAATCGCTTGCACAGAACCACCCATTGCATCAATTTTTTCGATGTAGGCCCAAGCAGCATCTTCCACTTCATTTGTGAGATTTTCGACAAAATAGGACCCCGCCAATGGATCTACTGTATCCGTTACACCACTTTCAAAACCAATAATTTGCTGTGTTCTCAGCGCAATTTTTGCAGCCTCCTCAGTCGGCAAAGACAAGGCTTCATCGTAGCCATTCGTATGCAAAGACTGCGTACCACCCAATACCGCCGCCAAAGCTTGCAGCGTCACCCTCGGCACATTGTTGAGGGGTTGTTGAGCTGTCAAAGTAGAACCACCCGTTTGGGTATGGAATCGGAGTTTCATTGCCCCTTCATCCGTTGCGCCCAAATCTTTGGTCATTTTTGCCCACATCCTACGAGCCGCCCGAAATTTAGCAACTTCCTCAAAAAAGTTATTGTGGGCATTGAAGAAAAACGACAAACGTTTGGCAAACACATTGATGTCCAAACCTACTGCCATTGCAGCCTTCAAATAGGCTTTTCCATTCGCCAAAGTAAAGGCTAATTCTTGCACTGCCGTAGAACCCGCTTCCCGAATGTGATAGCCTGAAATGGAAATCGTATTCCATCGAGGCAGTTCTTTGCTGCAATATTCAAAAATGTCAGTGATGATACGCATAGAAGCTTTCGGAGGATAAATATAGGTGCCTCTTGCAGCGTACTCCTTCAATATGTCGTTTTGAATTGTGCCTGTAATTTGCTTCAAATCAGCCCCTTGCCTTCTTGCTACTGCAATATACAACGCCAACAAGATGAAACCCGTAGCATTGATGGTCATTGAAGTGCTGATTTTTTGCAGTTCGATTCCTGCAAAAAGTGTTTCCATATCTCGGATAGAGTCAATCGCCACACCCACTTTACCGACTTCTCCTTCCGCAAAATCATGATCGGAATCGTAGCCAATTTGAGTCGGCAAATCGAAGGCAACCGACAGGCCAGAAGTTCCTTGCTGCAATAAATAATGGTAGCGTTTATTGGATTCTTCGGCAGTCGAAAAACCCGCATATTGACGCATCGTCCACAAACGGCTGCGGTACATTCCCGAATGAACACCACGAGTAAAAGGGAATTCACCTGGTTCTTCTACTACTTGATTGACAGGCGGATAAGTTGCTTGTATTTCGATGCCCGAATCGGTCAAAAATTGCTCCTTGCGTTCTTTGAAGATTTTTTTGGGAGGGATATGACTCATAAGAGATGTATTTTTTGGTGTAAAAATTTAATAGATTATAGTATCATTTACACACTGCAAAGATAGACAAAGTAGTTTTTTTGTTCAGTCTCTACAAACTTTAAATGATTTGGAAATTTTAACAGCTATTGGAATGGTTTTTGAACTGTCATGTTTATGTAATGAAAATTCATTTTTTCATTTTAATCTGTTTTCAATCAAATACTTTTCCCAATGACAAATTTACTCAAATTCGCAATTCAAAATCCAGTTGTTGAAGTTATCCAAGAATCTACTGCAAACCTTCAAAAAGGTGGAAGAAGATTCATCACTACTTCTTACAGTACTTTTGCTGCCAAACGTGATCAATTGCAAAACCAACAAGCTTGCATGTGTATTACTCATGTCGGAAATACTTACTGTATTGAATGGTAAAATATTTTTTTCACTCAAAATATATCTTGAAAAATGACAAATTTAGAAAAATTCCAAACCGAAAATCCTTCTGTTAAAACTATAGAGGAATCAACTCAAACTATTCAGAAAGGTGGTAGAAGAAATTCGATTCTCCCTCCATTATTAGGAGTTCATTTACACATGTCAATAGGCACTACAACTTTTTGTTTGGATTGGTAATAGACATTACTCTATAATAATTCAAAATTAAAATCCTTAATTGAAATGGAGAAACTGATTCTTAATCAGGCAATTTCTTCATTTCAATTATTGTTTTATATGAATTGTATTTAACCTAAGCACTTTCCAAAATTAGTAAACGATAAATCGTCTGCTTCTCCCTTTTAAACATTATGGAAAATCGGTGGATACTATTTACGTATTTGTTCTTTTTTGCTACTCTCAACATGATGGCAGATCAGAACATTGGCACTGTAAGCAATCAGAAGATTGAGAACAGTGTGGTAAGGGATAGTATATCTACCTTATTGGAATTGTCCAGTCAATACTCTTACAGCGATCTTTCCAAAGCCATTGAATATTCAGCCTTAGCAGAAGAATTGGCAACACAAGCATCTTTACCTTTAGAACATTTTCGTATCTATCGCACACTCGCTTTTATGTACGAAAACAACAACAACTTGGACAGCGCTATCCATTATTATCACCGTACTTTGGATATTGCGTCAAAAGAAGACAACCCTCAAAAACTGCTACTGAAATCCTATACCGACTTAGCAATTGTTTATAGAAGAATGGCGAATTATGCGCTTAGCCGTGATTATCACTTGAAAGCTATGAAAATTGCCGAGGAAACGGGTAATCAGGTTGCCTTGGAAAATGCCTATCACGGCCTTGGAACTACATATAGAGATGTGGGAGATTACGAAAGAGCCATTCAATATTATTTGGAGGCCATTCAACTCACCGAAAAAAGAGGTGACAAACCCAATATGGTCAATACCATGCAGTTTCTGGCGATAACTTATGCCGAAAGCTCCAATACAGAATTGGCATTGAAAACCATTGAAGAAGCTGCTGCAATGGCTTACTCACTCAAAGACACAGTATTGATAGGAATTGTTGCCTTTGATTATGGTAAAATATTAAATTTGACGGGAGATACCGAAACGGCTCTTCAAAAATTTGAAGAGTCGCTTACTTATTTTGAGTTGATGCAACATAAACCTTTGATTGCACGCTCATTACTCTACATTGCAGATGTTTATACCGAGCAAAATAATTACGAGCAAGCCAAAATTTATTTTGATAAGTGCTTGCAATACGAACCTTTTATTTCCAAAAAAGGACGTGCAGATCTTCACTCCAAATTGGGCTACTTGCATCATTCGGAAGGAACAATCAATAAAGCAATCGAAGACTATCAAAAAAGTTTGGAAATTGCAGAAGCATCTGGATTCAAAGATTTTTGTCAAAAAAGCAATTTGGGTTTGTATCAGATTTTTTCCGAAAAAGGAGAAACGGATAGAGCACTTCAATATTTGGAGGCATACACAGAATTTAGAGATACCTTGTTGAGTGAGGAAAAGGTGAAAAAAATTGCAGAATTGGAGCTAAAATACGATGCAGAAAAGACAGAAAAAGAGATTCGAGACTTGAAACTCCAACAAAGTCGCTTTTTGATTATAGGAATTATTGCCCTGTTCTCCTGCATCTCTTTTTTCTTGATTTATATCCTTTATTCTGCTCAAAAGAACAATCGGGCCTTGCGGAAAAAGAACGTAGAGATTGAAGAAAAAAATATACAACTCAAAGAATCCAACGAAATACTACAACAGTTTACTTACGTTGCAGCACACGACCTCAAAGAACCTCTGCGAAATATCGGTAGTTTTGTGAATCTCCTTCAAAGAAAATTTGGTGGCAATTTCAATGCAGAAGCCAATGAGTACATGGATTTTGTGACCAAAGGAGTCCAACGGATGAACAAACTATTGAGTGCTCTTTTGGAATATTCTACGATTTCGATTCAAGGCCCCAATCAAGAACTGACCAACACCAAAAAAGTGCTGAACGAAGTAGTCGACAATCTTCAATATGCGATTGACTCCAAAAAAGCGGTAGTCGAATACGATACCTACCTTCCCAATATTCGCATGAATCATTTGCACCTTACCCAAATTTTTCAAAACCTTATCAGCAATTCGCTAAAATATTCAGATCAAAATGCTCAACCTCACATCAGAATTGCAAGTCAAATCACTGATTCTGAACTTCGATTTGAAGTAGTCGACAATGGCAAGGGAATTGACCAAGCACATGGCAATAAAATTTTCAATCTGTTCTATCAGTCCGAGAAAGACTCACAAGCCAATGGAAGTGATTTGGGTCAAAATTCTGGCATCGGGCTTACAATCTGCAAAAACATTGTAGATAAATACAACGGTCAAATTGGCTTTCAATCCGAACTTCAAAAAGGAACGGTCTTCTATTTTGCTTTTCCGATTTCGATGGGGGCTTAGTAGAAAAGTCCTCCTCTACCTCAACAACCGCTCTGGTGTATCCAATAGGTCCTGAAAATGTTGGTAATACCTTCCCACATGTACTCCATCTACCAATCCATGATGTGCTTGAACTGCTAGTGGCATTTTGATGCATCCATTTTCTTCAAAGTATTTTCCCCATGCAATTCGAGGCACAGAATCTATTGAAGGAGTGTGCATCGGATGTTGAAAACTGGTGAAGGAAAACCACGGTATAGAGGATAAAAACAGTAAATTGTCTTGTCCAGGCTCATCTTCAAGCGTTGGATTGAGTTTTCGGAAATCCATCACCTCTGTTGTGTGCTGTATAAAAGGTTTCAATTCGGGCTGATAATTGACCGTACAAAAAGTGAAAACATCTTCCATATCGGTCATCACCGTAAACGAAGGATGTACTCGGTCATGTACCACAACTTCTTCTCCACGAATCCGATAACGAAACTCCTTGATTGCATTGGCAGTATTTGCCACAATATAGACGATGGTTTGGGTGAAAGGAAGTTGGGACTTTTTGATGAAGGCTCGAAAGTGGGTGATGTCGACATTCGCACAAAAATTGACATGTGGATTCGCCATGTTTTTGAAAAACTCGAAGTGTTTTCGGCGAGACCATTGTTCTAAATTGAGAAAGTGCATAGCTTATTTTTTTGGAGTTCTTTGTCAATTTTTGTGGAAACAGTAAGGACTTCGGAAGTTTTATTTCCCAAAAGGTGAATCATCCTATAATTTTTCAACATCTAAACTTCCGAAGTCTATTTTCACAAAAAAAAACAACTCAATATACCATCATTTTACCCCGATAAACATTCTCTCCACGTACTTCAATCAAATATATGCCGCTTGTCAAATCACTGCTATTGAAGGTAATCTGACTGCTGTGAATATTTTCTTCAAAATAAACCATTTTGCCGCTGATGTCAGTCACTACCATTTCATAAGCTGTTTGTTGTGGATTATCAAAGTGAATTTGAGCCACACTGAAGCTTGGATTGGGAATGATTTGAAGAGAAAGGTAAGTATTGGAAGGACTGAAAATACCTGTTTCGACACAGCCTGTTTTCCTTTCATCAAAGAAGGCTTTTGAACCGAACAGTGCAAAGGTGGCACAAACACTATGGGTAAACATTGCTCCTGCACTGACTGCTTCAACATTGGTGGCACCATTGGCTTGCATGGTTTCTAAAGCGGTGATGCTGTTGGAAAAAGGTACTTGCTCATCGGCTTCGCAGTAGTACATACGAATTGGAGCAGTTGGCAACCAATCATATACGTCATTGTCTCTAAATGCTACTCGATAGGGATGATTTTCGTTTGTTCTCACGGCTTCCAAATACGCATCTTGAAAGATTTCATTGGGAACATTGGGCATTGCAGCATGGACTTCACTCATAAAATGCGTGCCATCAAAAAGAGGTGGCAAAGTGGTATCGTAAGGAGCTTTTAAGGCATCGGATACATTTTCGTAGAGATTGCCATACGCTTCTTGGTAGGCAAACAGCAAATAAGGAACATAACCACCTGTGCTATAAGGCTTGTCTTCTCCAATATCGCTGAAACTGGTGGTAGAGAGGTCATAAGGGCCTGAACCTGGTGAAGAAGCGGTTACTGTGAACTCATTGGTAAATTGCTCTTGCATGGTTTTGTGGGTAGCCATTGCTGCGTGCCCGCCTTGTGAATAACCTGTCAAAAACAATTGGTCGTTGAGCGGAACATTGTTGGTCGCTGCATATTCTCGCACTGCCCGCACCATGTCAATAGTGGCACTTGCCTCACTTGCTGCATGAACATAGGGATGCAATCCCGGAGAATCACCCATTCCCAGATAATCAGGTAAAATAGCTACATATCCATCTGCTGCTGCAAAATAGCCCACCAATATTTCGCCACTCAATCGAGAAGGCACATTGTTTTTCTCCAGTACGGTTCCATGGTTGTAAACCATCACTGGAAAACACAGGTTCTCATCATCGGTTTGTGGCAAGACCATTGCGCCTGATGCAATCGTGGATTCACCATGCACATCTACGGTGTTGTAAATGAGTTTGTAAACCTCTACGCCATAGGTTGCTCCAAAAACACCTTCTCCTGCGAGTTCAGTGTTTGTAAAGCTGGCAATCAGTTCGGTTGAGACAACTTTTTGTCCAAATACTGTGGGCATGGAAAGGCAAATAGCCAAGAATAGGTAAAGTATTCGTTTCATAAAATGGGATTGAATTGTTTGTTAAATTAAATGCAAATATGGTGGTTTTTGCCGATTGTTTTTGTATTGTAGAGAACAGAGAAACGTTTAAATACAAGGAATAGTTGAAAGTCAAATTGGTTTTAGGATTGATATTCTTTTTTGTATCTTCATTGAAATTTTGGGTCAAATAATTCATCATAATTATTGAAGAAACCAGCAAATCATATTCTCTATGAATTACAGCATTTCCCCTGCAAACGTAGCCGCTTTTATAGCCATCCTTTTTTCGATATACAATTACAGACCAAACGTTCAAGGCGATGGATATGTCAATTTTGGCATTTTTGTTTTGATCATTGTTAGTGTTGGAGTGCTGATAGCGGATTTTTTACTTCAAAAATTCACCCACAATTATCCGATGTTGGTGAAAGTTGAAGGGGTTATTTTGCTACTGTTGGTGCTGATACCCACACTCTCACATCGAGTGAAAACTTTTGTACTACCAGAAAACTTTACTGCTGAGTATGTAACAACGATTTATGAAGTAGAAAATGCTCCTCCATTTTGTTCAAAATGGACACGCTCTTACAAAATTGAAGTGCCTGCAAATGGCATTTTGGTTACATCTATTTCTTTGGAAAATGATATCGCCAATACCAACATACAATCGCACACAGGAACGGACTTGAACACCAATGAATCTATGGTTAGATGGTTGCCGTTTGATGGGAACACCTTAGAATGTGACGGAAAAATCTATCGCTATCAAAGCTGGAAAATAGCTGACCCAGAAAAGGTATATCATCGCTCTGAGGGAGAAATAAAGGCATTGAAACAACATTTGACTGAGCATTGTGAGGTAATATTAAATAAAGGGTGAAATGGAGGAAACGGGATTAGAGTATTTGTAGTTCAGTGGAAACGCTCTTGTAAAATTCAATCAAAATGGTTAAATTCGTAATTATTTTGTAATTACATTAATGGTGTTAAAAATGCAAATTTCAGTAGTAAAAATTGGCAATTCCAGGGGAATTCGCTTGGCAAAAAATATTTTGGAAAAATACGATATTCAAGATAAAGTAGAAGTCGTATTCAAAGAAGGTTTTTTCATTGTCAAGCCTGTGAAGAAAGTGCGAGAAGGTTGGGAGGCTTCTTTCAAGCAGATGGCAGAAAATGGAGACGATGAGTTGTTGATAGACGATGTGTTTGAAGATGAAAACTTTGAAGCATGGGATTAATATTGAACCAATACGATGTAGTAATCGTGAATTTAGACCCAACTATGGGAAGTGAACTTCGCAAAACAAGACCTTGTGTTATTTTGTCGCCTGATGAAATGAATAAATACCTAAAAACCATCATTATAGCTCCTATCACTTCTAAATCTAAGTCTTATCCTACAAGGATTCTAATTGAACTAAGAGGGAAAGAAAATTGGGTGGTCATAGACCAAATTAGAACGATTGACAAAAGAAGGATTCACAAAAAAATGGGGCGGCTGAAACCTATTGATATTCAGAATATAAAAGCTGTTATACAAGAAACTTTAGTAGATTGATAATTTTACCATGAAATACCGCATCACCTCCAGAGGCATCCTGCAACACAACAACCAAATCCTATTTGTCTGCTACGACATGGGTGGGAAACAATTATATGCACTGCCAGGTGGTCAGCAAATCATGGGCGAAACTTTAGCGGAATGTGTGAAAAGGGAATTTCAGGAGGAAACGGGATTGGAGGTCGAAGTGGGAAATTTGGTTTTGGTCAATGAGTTTATACAGGAAAGCAGTGATTTTGTGGAGGATTGGAAAGAAGGGATTCACCAAGTCGAGCATATTTTTGAAGTAACTTTGGTTTCGGAGGAAGCTATTGAAGGAGCGGGAACAAATTTTGACCCCGGAATGATTGGCATACAATGGATGGATAGGGAAACATTGCCATCCGTTCAATTTTACCCAGAACGAGAGGTGGCTTGGTTTTTTGGGGAGAAAAATGGGAGTGAAGCATTTTATCGCTCAAAACGTTATTGAAGAAATAATCATTGATAATTAACTTAAAAGCTATGCAAAAAGTAAACATCGACAGCAAACTTGCTTTATTTTCTGATCATTGGAATCCTCGAATTGTGGGGGAATTGAATGGGCAACATGTCAAATTGGCGAAACTCAAAGGAGAGTTTGTTTGGCACAAACACGATGAGGAAGACGAGCTATTTTATATATTGAAAGGTGAACTGCAAATGGAATTTCGAGATAGAACGGTGGTATTGAAGAAAGGGGAATTTTTGATTGTGCCGAGAGGTGTTGAGCATCGACCTGTGGCAGAAGAAGAGGTTTCTCTTATGTTGTTTGAACCTGTGGGAACGGTCAATACAGGGAATGAAAAGAGTGAATTGACAAGAGAGGAATTGGAGCAGATATGAACTACCACAACAAAAAATTTCGAGCCATTCAGAATACTGCAAATGGTGAAACTTCGCAAGACACAATTTTCTTGTATCAACAACAGGGAGCTATTTTGACAGCTGAATACTCTGGAGGCAACATTTTGAAAGGGCATTTGATGGGTTTGGTAGATGAATATGGAAACATCGAAATGAGCTACCACCAGATAAATCAGGCGGGTGAGTTGATGACGGGTGTTTGCCATTCTACACCCGAAATATTGCAAAATGGGAAGATTCGACTGCATGAAAAGTGGACTTGGACTTCGGGAGATGGCTCGAAAGGGGAATCTATAGTGGAAGAAGTGGAATAAAATTAGAATATGGGTATTTAAAATAAATATGAAAAGCCATGCGTAAATACTTATCTGAATTTTTCGGGACTTATGGATTGATTTTCTTTGGAACGGGCGCTATTGTGGTGAACGATTTGACAAATGGAAGCATCACACATACTGGAATTGTCATCACATTTGGGTTGATTGTGATGGTGATGATTTATGCTTTTGGTGAAATATCGGGAGCGCATATCAACCCTGCTGTGACCATTGCTTTTTGGTTCTCAGGACGTTTTGCAGGTAAAGAAGTAGCTCCCTACATTTTGGCTCAATTGGTGGGCGCATTGTTGGCAAGTGCGACCTTGTTGCTGCTTTTCCCGACTCATGCCACTCTTGGAGCGACCCTTCCCTCTGGCACAGCTTGGCAGTCTTTTGTATTGGAAGTCATTCTGACCTTCTTTCTGATGTTGGTGATTATGAATGTTTCGACAGGTTCAAAAGAAGTGGGAACAATGGCAGGTATCGCTATTGGAGGAATGGTGCTGCTTGAAGCCATGTTTGCGGGCCCCATTTCTGGCGCATCTATGAATCCTGCCCGCTCGATTGCACCTGCCCTTTTATCAGGACACTTAGAACATTGTTGGATTTATCTTACTGCTCCCATCATAGGTGCAGTAGGGGCTATAGGAGGTTGGAAAATAGTGAAAAGGGAATGAGTAACATTCATGTATTTGAAAAAAACGGTCAATACTTCAAATTTTGCGCCTATGGTTTTCTGAAAAACCTGCGATTTTTTGATGCCTTCTTGCTGTTATTTTTTTTAGAAAATGGCATTTCTTACACCCAAATAGGGGTTATTTATGCCACTCGTGAGATAGTCATCAATTTTTCGGAGATTCCCACGGGTATTCTTGCCGATACATTCGGTCGCAAAAGCTCATTGATAGCTGCTTTCCTCGCCTACATTCTTTCTTTTCTGATTTTTTATTTTTCCAGCGATTTCTATTTATTCCTCGTTGCCATAGTACTGTATGGCATAGGGGATGCTTTTCGTTCAGGAACGCACAAAGGCATGATTATGGACTATTTGAAGCTAAATGGTTGGCAAAATCAAAAGGTAAATTATTATGGCCATACCCGTTCTTGGTCACAGACAGGTTCTGCCATATCTTCACTTTTTGCAGGAATATTGGTACTTTATACAGGCACTTATCGCAGCATTTTTTTGTACTCAGTACTCCCTTATCTACTCAATTTTATCAACATATATTCCTATCCCAATGAATTGAATTTCTCTTCTTCCAAAAAAGAAAGAGAGGAGAATAAAGTCAAGGGAATCGGAATCTGGCTCACCTTCCAATCTTTTGTGGAAGTTATTAGAAAACCCAACGTATTTCAAATTATCAACTCCGCCGCCCTTCACACTTCTTTCCTAAAAGCGGTGAAAGACTACATTCAGCCATTGATGGTTCACGTTGCGTTATTGATTCCTTTTATGATGAACATGGAAGAAAAAAGAAAAAGCGGATTGATCATTGGAGTTATTTATTTTTTTATCTATTTGCTGTCATCTTTTGCTTCCAAAAATGCTGCAAAAACTGCAAATCTAAAATGGTCCAACCTTCCAAGACTAACTTTACAAGCGGGATTCATTGCAGGAATTATGTGTGGTTTTCTTTACACCTACGAATGTTGGATACTTTCTCTATTGACTTTTGTTTCTATTTATGTAATAGAAAATCTTCGAAAACCCTTGCTGACAGGCGACATTGCAGACAATGTACCACACGACATCCTCACCTCAGTCCTTTCAGCCCAGTCGTTTTGGGGAACGATATTGGCCTCCATTATTGCCCTTTCATTAGGCATTTTAGTAGATAACTTTGGAATCGGCATTGCTTTATCAGTCGTTTCCAGCTTTCTTTTATTCGGTTATTTTCTTTTTGAAAAAACAACAAATTAATAGTACATTCACAGAAAGAATAACATTTAGCAAATATTTCCTTCAACTGTTGATAGTCATTTACTTGAAAACCCATTTTTTCTGCAAATATTTTCCTCTTTTCTTCCTAACCTGCTGCTTGCTATTTTACTGCAATGTTAGCTGGGCGCAAAAGGTATCTTATTTTCACTATGAAGTAGCTAATGGTCTGCCAAGCAATGAGATATACCATATACTGCAAGACGAAAAGGGCTATATTTGGCTAGCCACTGCAATGGGAGCATCTCGCTTCAACGGACGTGAATTCACCACCTTCAATACCTCCAATGGACTGTCCAACAACCATGTACTGGACATCAAAGAAGACATCATTGGGCAAATATGGCTTTTGACTGCCGATGGAAAAACGAGCCACATTGAAGGAAACAAAATCATTGAAGAAGAAACCCTTCTTTTTGGAAACCAACAAATTAAGGCAGGTGATTTGATTATTGACTACATTACATCCCTCCTACTGCGCCGTGATTCATTGCAGCGGGATATTCTTCCCAACCAAAAAGACTATCCCACAAGTTGCGAATTCAAAGAAACAGAAAGAAATGTATGGATAGGTACTTGGGGAGGAGGCGTTTACCACTGCCGCAATTACAAAACCGATAGCCTCAAAATTGAACAATACTTGCCTCACAAAACCATCACTTCCATCCTCAAAGACCGAGAAGCGAACTATTGGTTCACCACGCTCGACGAAGGCGTTTTCATGCTTTCCAATAGACACGTTAAAACCTATACTATAGAAGACGGTTTGGCTTTTGATGATATACATTCCATTGCCAAAGATGCCCAAAGACACCTTTGGTTGGGGAGCAGCAAAGGTACACTAACCGAAATTGCGACAAATGGAACAGTAATAGACAATTACAGTGTCAGCTATTCCTTCAATGCTTACAATCGAGTAAACGATATATTACTGCAGAATGATCGAAAATGGTTGGCAACAGATGAAGGGTTGCTATTTTTCACTAAAAATACAGATTTGTTTGTGGTCAATTTAGTACCCACAAAAGAAATTATCAGCACTGAAAAAGAGCGTTTTGTGTGGGCCGCAAGATACCAAGACCCCATCAAATTTGACACCAAAGAAGGCACTGCCATCTTTTCACTCCCTTTATTGCAAGTGAGTAGTGTGTGTGAAGATTTGAAGGGTAATATTTGGATTGGCAACACACAAGGTTTGCACTATTACAACCAAGATAGTCTGT from Chitinophagales bacterium encodes:
- a CDS encoding AbrB/MazE/SpoVT family DNA-binding domain-containing protein, translating into MQISVVKIGNSRGIRLAKNILEKYDIQDKVEVVFKEGFFIVKPVKKVREGWEASFKQMAENGDDELLIDDVFEDENFEAWD
- a CDS encoding tetratricopeptide repeat protein; the protein is MENRWILFTYLFFFATLNMMADQNIGTVSNQKIENSVVRDSISTLLELSSQYSYSDLSKAIEYSALAEELATQASLPLEHFRIYRTLAFMYENNNNLDSAIHYYHRTLDIASKEDNPQKLLLKSYTDLAIVYRRMANYALSRDYHLKAMKIAEETGNQVALENAYHGLGTTYRDVGDYERAIQYYLEAIQLTEKRGDKPNMVNTMQFLAITYAESSNTELALKTIEEAAAMAYSLKDTVLIGIVAFDYGKILNLTGDTETALQKFEESLTYFELMQHKPLIARSLLYIADVYTEQNNYEQAKIYFDKCLQYEPFISKKGRADLHSKLGYLHHSEGTINKAIEDYQKSLEIAEASGFKDFCQKSNLGLYQIFSEKGETDRALQYLEAYTEFRDTLLSEEKVKKIAELELKYDAEKTEKEIRDLKLQQSRFLIIGIIALFSCISFFLIYILYSAQKNNRALRKKNVEIEEKNIQLKESNEILQQFTYVAAHDLKEPLRNIGSFVNLLQRKFGGNFNAEANEYMDFVTKGVQRMNKLLSALLEYSTISIQGPNQELTNTKKVLNEVVDNLQYAIDSKKAVVEYDTYLPNIRMNHLHLTQIFQNLISNSLKYSDQNAQPHIRIASQITDSELRFEVVDNGKGIDQAHGNKIFNLFYQSEKDSQANGSDLGQNSGIGLTICKNIVDKYNGQIGFQSELQKGTVFYFAFPISMGA
- a CDS encoding NUDIX domain-containing protein, which gives rise to MKYRITSRGILQHNNQILFVCYDMGGKQLYALPGGQQIMGETLAECVKREFQEETGLEVEVGNLVLVNEFIQESSDFVEDWKEGIHQVEHIFEVTLVSEEAIEGAGTNFDPGMIGIQWMDRETLPSVQFYPEREVAWFFGEKNGSEAFYRSKRY
- a CDS encoding cupin domain-containing protein is translated as MQKVNIDSKLALFSDHWNPRIVGELNGQHVKLAKLKGEFVWHKHDEEDELFYILKGELQMEFRDRTVVLKKGEFLIVPRGVEHRPVAEEEVSLMLFEPVGTVNTGNEKSELTREELEQI
- a CDS encoding chloramphenicol acetyltransferase — its product is MHFLNLEQWSRRKHFEFFKNMANPHVNFCANVDITHFRAFIKKSQLPFTQTIVYIVANTANAIKEFRYRIRGEEVVVHDRVHPSFTVMTDMEDVFTFCTVNYQPELKPFIQHTTEVMDFRKLNPTLEDEPGQDNLLFLSSIPWFSFTSFQHPMHTPSIDSVPRIAWGKYFEENGCIKMPLAVQAHHGLVDGVHVGRYYQHFQDLLDTPERLLR
- a CDS encoding type II toxin-antitoxin system PemK/MazF family toxin, producing MGLILNQYDVVIVNLDPTMGSELRKTRPCVILSPDEMNKYLKTIIIAPITSKSKSYPTRILIELRGKENWVVIDQIRTIDKRRIHKKMGRLKPIDIQNIKAVIQETLVD
- a CDS encoding methylmalonyl-CoA mutase family protein, whose product is MSHIPPKKIFKERKEQFLTDSGIEIQATYPPVNQVVEEPGEFPFTRGVHSGMYRSRLWTMRQYAGFSTAEESNKRYHYLLQQGTSGLSVAFDLPTQIGYDSDHDFAEGEVGKVGVAIDSIRDMETLFAGIELQKISTSMTINATGFILLALYIAVARRQGADLKQITGTIQNDILKEYAARGTYIYPPKASMRIITDIFEYCSKELPRWNTISISGYHIREAGSTAVQELAFTLANGKAYLKAAMAVGLDINVFAKRLSFFFNAHNNFFEEVAKFRAARRMWAKMTKDLGATDEGAMKLRFHTQTGGSTLTAQQPLNNVPRVTLQALAAVLGGTQSLHTNGYDEALSLPTEEAAKIALRTQQIIGFESGVTDTVDPLAGSYFVENLTNEVEDAAWAYIEKIDAMGGSVQAIEEGYMQEEIARSAYEYQKAIESQEKILVGVNKYTTEDDKKIPLLRIDDSIRQIQTQKLETLKAERDSAKVAACLKEIEARAKDGRNLMPAVVEAVDNEATLGEVSDVLRGVFGEFLG
- a CDS encoding lipase family protein, which translates into the protein MKRILYLFLAICLSMPTVFGQKVVSTELIASFTNTELAGEGVFGATYGVEVYKLIYNTVDVHGESTIASGAMVLPQTDDENLCFPVMVYNHGTVLEKNNVPSRLSGEILVGYFAAADGYVAILPDYLGMGDSPGLHPYVHAASEASATIDMVRAVREYAATNNVPLNDQLFLTGYSQGGHAAMATHKTMQEQFTNEFTVTASSPGSGPYDLSTTSFSDIGEDKPYSTGGYVPYLLFAYQEAYGNLYENVSDALKAPYDTTLPPLFDGTHFMSEVHAAMPNVPNEIFQDAYLEAVRTNENHPYRVAFRDNDVYDWLPTAPIRMYYCEADEQVPFSNSITALETMQANGATNVEAVSAGAMFTHSVCATFALFGSKAFFDERKTGCVETGIFSPSNTYLSLQIIPNPSFSVAQIHFDNPQQTAYEMVVTDISGKMVYFEENIHSSQITFNSSDLTSGIYLIEVRGENVYRGKMMVY